The proteins below are encoded in one region of Drosophila santomea strain STO CAGO 1482 chromosome 3R, Prin_Dsan_1.1, whole genome shotgun sequence:
- the LOC120451167 gene encoding uncharacterized protein LOC120451167 — protein sequence MSEHKYHFKKDATFYEESESHQDLLTRTYGFLKAVKMDTPIPKKRATMNTHTLMERLHTIKDQLIQDQEKTVSEKWSTATSSEDSYRVGKSEFELKRKLFDTAEFTITRGIKLSEIFCPKESGLHLPLAVKEPAALASFEEMKTFCRRMNIHLER from the coding sequence ATGTCGGAACACAAGTACCATTTTAAGAAGGATGCCACTTTCTACGAGGAAAGTGAATCGCACCAAGATCTATTGACTCGCACCTATGGCTTTCTGAAGGCGGTCAAAATGGACACTCCCATCCCGAAGAAGCGTGCAACCATGAATACGCACACCCTTATGGAGCGATTGCACACCATCAAGGACCAGCTCATTCAAGACCAAGAAAAGACCGTGTCGGAAAAGTGGTCAACTGCAACTTCCTCGGAGGACTCATACCGAGTGGGAAAGTCGGAATTTGAACTCAAGCGCAAGCTCTTCGATACAGCCGAATTTACCATAACTCGAGGCATCAAGCTTAGTGAAATATTTTGCCCCAAAGAATCTGGCCTACATCTGCCACTTGCCGTTAAGGAACCCGCGGCTTTGGCCTCTTTTGAGGAAATGAAGACCTTCTGTCGCCGAATGAACATCCATTTGGAGAGATGA